The genomic stretch AAGGTTTTCTCATCAACACCATATTGCATCTTTAATAATGTACGCCCAAACGGCCTGgctcgtccttgctcagcagcatacaaagcctCATCTACCTCACCACTCTTCAAGAGTGCTGTCCACAGAGCGTTGTATGCAAACCGCTTTGtgtcacgaaagcttattttccatgcatcttcTGACTGAAGAAGACGCCTTGTTTCATCATAATAATTTATGCTTTGACGATAGTAATTAAGAGCTTTGCTGAAGGAATCTGAAATTTCATGAACACGACCGAGGTGATAACATGACAATGCCTGCCCTATGgggtcccctacttcttttgcaatactaagatgttgattgaggtactctatggcttgcttaaaattccccagactgtaataagcattgccgagattgccataggctcttccttctccagctatGTCCCCAACTTTTTTCGCAATTCTAcgatcttgattgtggtactctatggcttgcttaaaattccccaAACTGTGATAAGTGCTGCccagattgccataggctcttccttctccagctatgtccccaacttctttcgcaatcataagatgttgattgtagtactctatggcttgcttaaaattcccAGACTgtataagcgttgccgagattgccataggctcctccttctcccgctatgtccccaacttcttttacaatactaagatgttgattgtggtactctacagcttgcttaaaattccccagactgtgataaacgttgccgagattgccataggctcttccttctccagctatgtccccatttctttcgcaatactaagatcttgtttgcagtactctatggcttgcttaaaattccccagactgtgaaaagcgttgccgagattgcaataggctctttcttttccagctatgtccccaacttttttcgcaatactaaggtcttgattgtggtactctacggcttgcttaaaattccccagactgtgaaaagcgttgccgagattgccataggctcttcctccTCCAGCTATGTCCCAACTTCCTTCGcgatactaagatgttgattgtggtactcgatggcttgcttaaaattccccagactttgataagcgttgccgagattgccataggttGTTCCTTCTCCAGCTTTATCCCCAACTTCTTTCGcgatactaagatgttgattgtagTACTcgatggcttgcttaaaattccccagactttgataagcgttgccgagattgcaataggctcttccttctccagccatgtccccaacttcttttgcaatactaagatgttgcttgtggtactctatggcttgctttaaattccccagactgtaataagcgttgccgagattgccataggcttcttccttctccagctatGTCCCCAACTTCATTCGTagtactaagatgttgattgtggtactctatggcttgcttaaaattccccagactgtcataagcgttgccgagattgccataggctcttccttctccagctatgtccccaacttcttttgcaatagtaaggtcttgattgtggtactctatggcttgcttaaaattccccagactgttATAAGtgatgccgagattgcaataggctcttccttctccagctatgtccccaacttcttttgcaatactaagatgttgattgtggtactctatggcttgcttaaaattccccagcctgtaataagcgttgccgagattgccataggctcttccttctccagctatgtccccaacttctttcataatactaagatgttgattgtggtactctatggcttgcttaaaattccccagactgtcataagcgttgccgagattgccataggttGTTCCTTCTCCAGCTTTATCCCCAACTTCTTTCGcgatactaagatgttgattgtggtactcgatggcttgcttaaaattccccagactgtcataagcgttgccgagattgccataggttGTTCCTTCTCCAGCTTTATCctcaacttcttttgcaatactaagagtttgattgtggtactctatggcttgcttaaaattccccagactttgataagcgttgtccagattgccataggctcttccttttccagctatgtccccaacttctttcacaatactaagatgttgattgtggtactctatggcttgcttaaaattgctcagTCTTTCATAAGTGTTCCCAAGACCCGAATAAGCTTTTCCTTCCCCGGCCCTGAAACCTATTTCTTTAAACATGGTTAATGCTTCTGTGTAACTTCGAATGGCCTGATTAAAGTTGGCTACGCCATAATAGTATTTACCCAGATTGAAACAAACCAAACCCCTCCATCGTCTGTTTCCCTCCTTTGTTGCAACACTAAGCTCTTGCATATGCTGCTCCAAAACGTCCATTTTGTATCCACTGTTCTAGATAATCAGAACTGTGAAGGTTTTCTCAGAAATCTGGGGTGCACCTAGAAGATAAATGACTGACTTAGAGCGttttataatataataattaaggaacattaaaaatagaaatttatgTTATGTAATGAGGAAAAAACAGCCTGTAGGAAAACAATGGCAtcccatttcatctttcttatctAAAGCTGGAGGCTCTAAGATATGCTTCTCTGGCAGGAAATTTGCCGAAACCAAAAAGAGAGGATGTGACATCATTATGACTGTAATATTCAATTTTCTGCAATAGATATGTCACActcatattttttaaatttattttgtttgtttaggCCTCTGTTCCATTCTGACATTTTCAAATCCTGAGATAAGATTTCCAGCAGAAGGACTACTTGAAATTGACATAAGAGGTCTAAATCTATCCAATATCGGCACACATTTGTGATCACGGCTAACAAGTCCACAAGTTTGCCATAAGTCAGGCAAACTATAAACGCATGCCGTAGATGGTCAATCTAATTATACTTATGTTCGATAGGGGACTGAAATAGTTTTACATATTTGACATGAAGTGATTTTCTGTAAGTTCCTCCGCATTTGCCTCCCTCACATGCCTATTACTGAGCCGATTTCAGTGAGAATATCAAGTACTGTCCATAAGGGTGGGGGAAGTGGCAAGGATTTTCCAGTTTTAAATTTGTAATGCAATTAATGAAGTTGTTATAATTTCTGTTGCGAAAGGGCACGGTTGGCAGGTCAAAAAAACTGTTCAGAACTGATAAAATTGCTAACCCACCCTATAATACTTGAGGAGACCCTCAGCAAGCAACCACTCTCTAATATCAAATAATAGATTTAGTGcggttttcataattctgcagaatctTACCTTCAAGCCATAAgtgccaaactgcgttttgccTTCCATCAagcaaatttccgaacatagaCTCCGCCTCTCGAAAGTGAATTGCAGCTGAAATACCATGGAtatgtttttagaaattcttcagcAAAAAGATTTGTACAGCTTCCAACACTTTCCATCGGTGTTGAGTTTGAATATACATATGTAccatgggaaccaaagatgccgATTGATGGGTTAGCAACGCATCAATTTATTTTGTCATCTGTGGGTTGgcttcggaaatttgattgatggaggtcaaaacgcagtttggccagTGGCCAAAGTGATGCATGATAAACTTAAGATATCAGAGGAACATATAGAACAGATTCATTTCGAATGCGTTCACCGCATCCCTTAGAAAAGTACCAGTCAAGGCAGAACTCCAGACCAAGGCCTATTATAGCCAAATTTAGCTTCTTTCAAGACAAGGAGtatgtttggtcttttgttaaaaacttgcaaaacaccaacatttcaatCACAAACGATTTCCCCCGGGAAATTGATGAGATACAGAAAACGTTATATCCCATTTTGAACAAGGCCAAACAGAGAAAGCAAACAGCCTATTTCAAAGTTGATAAGCTAATTATAAACAGGCAAATCTACAGAGGCAAGGAAACAACCAATCTTCCATACTACGGTCTCATTATGGATACAAGAAACAGCGGAAACTAAAGCTAAAGCGGTCACAGTGCGACAGCACATCAATAGTTAAGTTCTGTTTAAGGTTTATGTGTGATAAGTGTTTAATTATTTAACCCTTATTGTTTAACTAAAAATGTGATTGCTCTGGAAACTTCTTACTTTATATGTTACTGTAtgtttttttgcaaattaataatttgttttaggGCGATTCTATTGGTTTATGTGCACTATCTTTTCTTGTACTCTGCTATCCCATCGACATCATTTTTGTATTATATGACTTCTTCTATAATACCACTTCCCCGATTCAGCTCTTATGACTGAATTTACTTTCTCTCAATGTGAAGGGACTAATGCTTGGGCATTTACCGAGGTAACCGTTTACTGACTAAACCTTGGTACATTTGTACAGTGTTTATACTGTATAGTATGATAATATCACTTCGATTAGCATGGCTAAAAAGAATAATTAGCTCAAATGATGGCACTTCGAAAAGGTATCTGACATATCATCTAGAACGCTTTGGCGgccttttcttgtttcattgcaATTATAATGTTACCATCCTTCCATTCAATATTTCTCTATTCTATCTAGAACTTCTGCAGTGGTGTTCAGAATTTAGGGATACGTTCTCTTCAGAAAAAGACTGGCGTTATATTCTTtggaataacaaacaaatactcaacaacaatgatattcaatgtaaggagaaatgtagactcggaaaaatatccgagtcccagatgggatttgaacccacgaccctccgtgatctagtcggatgctctaaccactgagctactggagactctatggtgagcaagggtcaatttgtgggtctcgactggaaccgcatcgcgcggctacacagccaagtattgactagatcacggagggtcgtgggttcaaatcccatctgggactcggatatttttccgagtctacatttctccttacattgaataaacaaatactcattaataataaaacagtttattataaaagctaTTTTGAAGCTGGTGTAGTTCATATCAGTGATCTATCTTTTGATTGAAATAACAAAGATTCCTTTTCCCTAGTTTCTAACAGGatttctaaaactaattttctaGTTTGGGCAGGTCTTCGACATTCCATTCCTTCCATTTTAAAAAATAGCACTTATAAATCAACAACAGGTGAACTTTCTCTAAAAATTGACGATACTATATTTGatgtaacaaagaagaaatctaAAAGATTATTATACTTTACTTGTAAGCAGAAGGGCTCTTTTTCCAACTATTATAAACAagctgcaaaatgaatttcattttacactCGACAAAGTTTTACGATCCCACATAGTGTTGCTCTTGAAGTATATGTTAAGgcatttcaatacaaaattcTTCATTCCATTCTTTACACTAATGCTAAACTTTACAAAATTAGCATTAAAATGAATGAATCGTGCCGATCTCTGCCCTTACTCGATACATTTCTGGGGTGACTTCGAAGAATTCTGGCACCAACTtgtaaaggaaaacatttgACTTTCGTTACACGATGTTTTAGTTGGAATGATACCACAAAACTCCCCTTCTGCCAAGCTGCTCAACTATCTAATTATGATTGGGAAATTGTACATGTGGGATtgtagaagaagtcaaattcttcCAAATATATatggatttaaaaagaaaattgctgtaAAATATGAAACGAAAAAATATACAAGTCTGCATagtaaaaaaatacaaaggatttctttgaagctaaatgGATAGTGTCGCCTCTCGTAAATGCTtaattatttaaagttttaATGTGCATTCACTTTCTATATGTGACGTATGTAACActaataaatatgttatttgcatTATATTTTGTTAACGTATAGTTCTAGTTTGTCGTAATAATATCAGTTGTAGTTGAGTTATTAGTGTTAATTAGTTGTCTTATGTTATTAGTATTAGTAAGATTTTTGATCGAAAacgatttcttaaaacataagCAAGCGAATATCGACTTTGACAGCCGACGTTTCGGTGTCATCATGACACCATTCTCAAGGCAAAGTGAGTAAGTATAATGCCAAGATTTGATTTCCACTGAGTCTCTACGAATCAGCATAATAACAAAGGATCACAAGTTCTTCAAATGTCTTGGCTTGAGACAGTATTCTTAAAGCTTAAGAACCCCGACGCACTTTACCACCTTGTCTTTTAGAACAATTTCACATGCTTACTAAATG from Montipora capricornis isolate CH-2021 chromosome 12, ASM3666992v2, whole genome shotgun sequence encodes the following:
- the LOC138025410 gene encoding G-protein-signaling modulator 2-like; its protein translation is MAISATLIQSGNFKQAIEYYNQHLMIAKEVGDIAGEGRAYGNLGSTYHSLGNFKQAIEYHNQDRRIAKKVGDIAGEGRAYGNLGNAYYSLGNFKQAIEYLNQHLSIAKEVGDPIGQALSCYHLGRVHEISDSFSKALNYYRQSINYYDETRRLLQSEDAWKISFRDTKRFAYNALWTALLKSGEVDEALYAAEQGRARPFGRCACVVSDSYFRYQGKAFGNSGDA